The Winogradskyella schleiferi genome has a window encoding:
- a CDS encoding putative porin, whose product MRFFPLYSVLLFAGLLNAQVPQKQVRDSENDLNSPSQLNNNRLNEDSTSVNRSTGFKKVAKIDMYLQFNSQVDSIATDTTLSIKKDYKFNYLQKDNFGLMPFSNIGQTYNTLSFNASENKTQPSFGARARHFNYLEHEDILFYEVPTPWTRLTYKTAFEQGQLLDAFFTVNLSKQFNFSLAYKGLRSLGKYQNILTSSGNFRFTTNYNTKNNRYFAKGYIVMQDLLNQENGGITDEDLENFTSGNEEFKDRSVFDPNFENAENILEGKRFYFEQSYRITKENDSLNSNVISLINKVSFEDKYYQYDQTAAATAFFGDVFTNSINDKVTLENFQTSLGFNYSNNTLGQVGFALNYTDINYGYNSIVLFPNQQTIPNRIISNFLGIEGTYSKTYKGFNISGKGGLNLSDTFVGSFLDGTISLKLNKDIALSGGIAINSRIANYNYLLYQSDYINYNWYNFDNFKNINTQQLKFNAQSQKFINASLDISNIDNYTYFNLKETVDQVNVIEPKQYDKPLQYLRLKLQKEFRVGNFGLDNTIMYQNVVSDDDVLNVPDFITRNTLYYTNELFKKSMTLQTGITFNYFTKYKMNGYDPLLAEFYTQNETELGGFPRLDFFINAKVRQTRIFFKAEHFNSSFTGYDYFSAPNHPYRDFIIRFGLVWDFFL is encoded by the coding sequence ATGAGATTTTTTCCATTATACAGTGTGCTTTTATTTGCGGGTCTATTAAACGCACAGGTTCCGCAAAAGCAAGTTAGAGATTCAGAAAATGATTTAAATAGCCCGAGTCAATTAAATAATAATCGATTGAATGAAGACTCCACTTCCGTAAATCGTTCAACAGGTTTCAAAAAAGTTGCAAAGATAGATATGTACTTACAATTTAATAGTCAAGTAGATTCCATAGCAACCGATACCACACTATCCATAAAAAAAGATTATAAATTCAACTACCTACAAAAAGATAATTTTGGTTTGATGCCATTTTCTAATATTGGGCAGACCTATAATACACTAAGCTTTAATGCTTCAGAAAATAAAACCCAACCTAGTTTTGGTGCAAGAGCGCGTCACTTTAACTATTTAGAACATGAAGATATTCTGTTTTATGAAGTACCGACGCCGTGGACAAGACTAACTTATAAAACCGCTTTTGAGCAAGGACAACTGTTAGATGCTTTTTTTACGGTTAATTTATCTAAACAGTTTAATTTTTCCTTAGCATATAAAGGCTTAAGGTCCTTAGGAAAGTATCAGAATATATTAACAAGTTCTGGCAATTTTCGTTTCACTACAAATTATAACACCAAGAACAATAGGTATTTTGCCAAAGGGTACATAGTAATGCAAGATTTACTAAACCAAGAAAATGGTGGAATAACAGATGAGGACCTAGAAAATTTTACCTCTGGAAACGAAGAGTTCAAAGACCGATCTGTATTCGATCCAAATTTTGAGAATGCGGAAAACATATTAGAAGGGAAACGTTTTTATTTTGAACAGTCTTATAGAATAACCAAAGAAAATGATTCTTTAAATAGCAATGTTATTTCGTTGATTAACAAAGTTTCTTTCGAAGATAAATACTATCAGTATGACCAGACTGCTGCCGCGACCGCTTTTTTTGGCGATGTTTTTACCAATAGTATTAATGATAAAGTAACCTTAGAGAACTTTCAAACATCGCTTGGCTTTAACTATTCTAATAATACATTGGGTCAAGTGGGTTTTGCTCTGAACTATACCGATATTAATTATGGTTATAATAGTATCGTGTTATTTCCAAATCAGCAAACTATACCCAATAGAATTATATCTAATTTCCTCGGCATTGAAGGAACATACTCTAAGACCTATAAAGGTTTTAATATTTCTGGCAAAGGTGGCCTAAATCTATCCGACACATTTGTTGGTAGTTTTTTAGATGGAACAATTAGTCTAAAACTAAATAAAGACATAGCACTATCTGGTGGCATTGCAATCAATTCCAGAATTGCTAATTATAACTATTTATTATATCAAAGTGATTACATCAATTACAATTGGTATAATTTTGATAATTTCAAAAACATTAATACACAACAGTTAAAATTTAATGCACAATCACAAAAGTTCATTAACGCTTCACTAGATATATCCAATATAGATAATTATACTTATTTTAATCTTAAGGAAACGGTAGATCAGGTTAATGTTATTGAGCCAAAACAATATGATAAACCACTTCAATATTTAAGGTTAAAGCTTCAAAAGGAATTTAGGGTAGGTAATTTTGGCTTAGACAATACAATCATGTATCAAAATGTGGTGAGCGATGATGACGTTCTCAATGTACCGGACTTCATAACTCGGAATACATTATATTATACCAATGAGTTGTTTAAAAAATCCATGACGCTTCAAACAGGCATAACTTTCAATTACTTTACAAAGTATAAAATGAATGGTTACGATCCGTTATTAGCAGAATTTTATACTCAAAACGAAACAGAATTAGGAGGGTTCCCAAGATTGGATTTCTTTATTAATGCCAAAGTACGGCAAACCCGTATCTTCTTCAAGGCAGAGCATTTCAATTCTTCATTTACCGGTTACGATTATTTTTCAGCACCTAATCATCCATATAGAGACTTTATTATTCGTTTCGGATTGGTGTGGGACTTCTTTCTATAA
- a CDS encoding DUF4302 domain-containing protein, translating into MKKNIYTHYWILSLLFLFTFSCNDDITEETFDSPPALRIQERVDELRQLLVSQQGFKATYFTKDDERGGFTFYMQFNEDGSVRQTSDILNGDFDFQTSSYDVRYNVTTELVFTTRNHITEGTNPDAVDPDGNPVQTGTGYAGTNNFQYFSVDEDGVIYFRDVRNRNTASLTLTPTNFTDFDAESLASVQQSYQRRLDFNDCSSGTFSFMEITSSTGTQGYNLNYNGSTLFAEPRFVGLDGSFDEFDLGILFTENSILVSPGIEVDGELLEEFFLDETSETIQYVASQNGVSAVIGYSVTPVLPILGYSELGEFLILHHPFLNTLGDDWTPDLTNQCFVDLVNDLNASVALFDVTRIDLYDLNLDTGQLYIGSTIGGAFYDISKEIVDDKVYLTITGTTVPAFFTDAVQPLIDVIADPEGLYVDQPTTLNAFSNQIFTFTPASNTTIRYSAVSL; encoded by the coding sequence ATGAAAAAAAATATTTATACACATTATTGGATACTATCATTATTGTTTCTATTTACCTTTTCATGTAATGATGATATTACTGAAGAAACATTCGATAGCCCACCAGCACTTAGAATCCAAGAAAGAGTAGATGAACTTAGACAATTGTTGGTTTCGCAACAAGGCTTTAAGGCAACGTATTTCACCAAGGATGATGAAAGAGGAGGGTTTACATTTTATATGCAATTTAACGAGGATGGCTCGGTAAGGCAAACTTCAGATATTCTAAATGGTGATTTTGATTTTCAAACGTCCTCTTACGATGTGAGATATAATGTAACTACAGAGCTTGTATTTACAACACGTAATCATATTACTGAAGGTACTAATCCAGATGCAGTAGACCCAGATGGTAATCCTGTACAAACAGGTACTGGCTATGCAGGCACTAATAATTTTCAATACTTTAGTGTAGATGAAGATGGTGTTATTTATTTCAGGGATGTAAGAAATAGAAATACAGCCTCGTTAACATTAACGCCTACTAATTTTACCGATTTCGATGCAGAAAGTTTGGCAAGCGTTCAACAGAGTTATCAGAGAAGACTTGATTTTAATGATTGCTCATCGGGAACTTTCTCATTTATGGAGATTACCTCTAGTACAGGTACGCAAGGTTATAATCTTAACTATAATGGTTCTACCTTATTCGCTGAACCTAGATTTGTTGGATTAGATGGATCTTTCGATGAATTCGATTTAGGTATACTGTTTACTGAAAACAGTATATTAGTAAGTCCTGGTATAGAGGTTGACGGTGAACTATTAGAAGAGTTCTTTTTAGATGAGACTTCAGAAACAATACAATATGTAGCTTCACAAAATGGAGTGTCAGCTGTTATAGGGTATTCTGTAACCCCTGTTCTACCTATTCTAGGTTACTCGGAATTAGGAGAGTTTCTTATTTTACATCATCCATTTTTAAATACTTTGGGCGATGATTGGACTCCAGATTTAACTAACCAATGTTTCGTAGATTTAGTAAATGACTTAAATGCCTCTGTAGCTCTGTTTGATGTTACAAGGATTGATTTATATGACTTGAATTTAGATACAGGTCAATTGTATATTGGATCAACCATTGGTGGTGCATTTTATGATATCAGCAAAGAAATTGTAGATGACAAGGTTTATTTAACGATAACGGGAACCACAGTTCCAGCGTTTTTTACAGATGCTGTGCAGCCGCTTATAGATGTTATAGCAGATCCTGAAGGCTTATATGTAGATCAACCTACTACCCTTAATGCATTTAGTAATCAAATATTTACATTTACCCCTGCAAGTAATACAACCATTAGGTATAGTGCAGTTTCCCTATAA
- a CDS encoding substrate import-associated zinc metallohydrolase lipoprotein — protein MNNRFKILPLVFLTVFITLLGCDGSEDNVSGSQIDTSTPILNELDIWLRSNFVAPYNIDIQYQWDVNDTSVNRYLHPPFPENAEKIAQVLLDVWIEPYNAVGGENFIKNIAPREFVLAGGFNYNPGVPTITLGIAEAGARITLFNLDELDFSTIAYESDVIGDSDDFDVQRSVVGPISTVHHEYGHILNQTIPYNTAFDVINPGNYTAQWFNRTNEEARSLGYITNYASNQSGEDFVEMIAQMLIRSREQWDDLVNNIGIYDPDTQDYELDVDGNRIINTEAINIIREKEQIVVEYFAQDFGIDLYELQALAHQALLDSIDD, from the coding sequence ATGAATAATCGTTTTAAAATATTACCATTAGTTTTTCTAACGGTCTTTATAACTCTATTAGGGTGTGACGGCTCAGAAGATAATGTGTCCGGTAGCCAAATAGACACTTCTACTCCTATACTTAATGAACTCGATATATGGCTTCGAAGCAACTTTGTAGCCCCATATAATATTGATATTCAATACCAATGGGATGTAAATGATACCAGTGTGAATAGATATTTGCACCCGCCATTTCCTGAAAATGCTGAAAAAATCGCACAGGTTCTTTTAGATGTTTGGATAGAGCCATACAATGCTGTTGGTGGAGAAAATTTCATAAAAAATATTGCCCCAAGAGAATTTGTTCTTGCAGGTGGTTTTAATTATAATCCTGGTGTGCCAACAATAACTTTAGGTATTGCTGAGGCAGGTGCTAGAATTACACTTTTTAATTTAGATGAGTTAGATTTCTCAACTATTGCTTACGAAAGTGATGTTATTGGTGATTCTGACGATTTTGATGTTCAAAGAAGTGTAGTTGGTCCAATTAGTACAGTGCATCATGAATATGGTCACATTCTAAATCAAACCATACCATACAATACAGCTTTTGATGTTATCAATCCTGGAAATTATACGGCACAATGGTTTAACCGTACTAATGAAGAGGCTAGAAGTTTGGGTTATATTACTAATTATGCGTCTAACCAGTCTGGTGAAGATTTTGTGGAGATGATTGCACAAATGCTGATAAGATCTAGAGAACAATGGGATGATTTAGTAAATAATATTGGTATATATGATCCAGATACTCAGGACTACGAATTGGATGTTGACGGAAATAGAATTATAAATACAGAGGCTATTAATATTATTAGAGAAAAAGAACAAATAGTAGTTGAATATTTTGCTCAGGATTTTGGTATTGACCTTTATGAACTTCAGGCACTAGCTCATCAGGCATTGTTAGATTCAATAGACGACTAA
- a CDS encoding RagB/SusD family nutrient uptake outer membrane protein: MKMLNKKLSKFFFLIILAVSFSCDDVLSEIPDNRTTIDSEEKVAELLVAAYPQAAYVSFTQPMSDNAADKGPDAIINPRINEEMYFWRDINDTDSDTPTNYWNEAYKAIAQANQALESLEGLPDTGNKSALRGEALICRAYAHFMLVNIFAKAYDPNTASTDLGIPYVTEPEETLLPAYSRASVQEVYDLIEQDIVNGLPLIEDIYDEPAYHFTRKAANAFAAKFYLNIAEWQKVIDHSSLALGASGANGLRVINTDDYLAQTYDELSIGYFSSTEPANLLLVAGNSTYARDFALLRYNLSPGLTNVIFGGNNGTNSTWAYRVFGTDIANNVPKYEEYFRVTNQAAGTGFAFTTFVLLSTDEVLLNRAEAYAMLGMKDEALADINLSYSVKTDDYGPSNVLSQSDLETRFAIDDPNIYTPYYSIPSDVLPYINAILYMKRAMFHDEGVRWFDVKRHHIEVVHFDFSGNSYTLGKNDLRRAIQIPTDAQSFGIEANPR, encoded by the coding sequence ATGAAAATGTTAAATAAAAAATTATCAAAATTCTTTTTTCTTATAATTCTAGCAGTTTCCTTTTCATGTGATGACGTGTTAAGTGAAATACCTGATAACAGAACAACTATTGATTCTGAGGAAAAAGTAGCAGAACTACTTGTTGCCGCTTATCCGCAAGCTGCCTACGTATCTTTTACGCAGCCTATGTCAGATAACGCTGCAGATAAGGGACCTGATGCAATTATCAATCCGCGAATAAATGAAGAGATGTATTTTTGGAGGGATATTAATGACACAGATTCTGATACACCAACAAATTATTGGAACGAAGCATATAAAGCTATTGCCCAAGCTAATCAGGCTCTAGAGTCTTTAGAAGGTCTGCCTGACACTGGGAATAAAAGTGCTTTAAGGGGTGAAGCATTAATTTGTAGAGCATATGCGCACTTCATGTTAGTAAATATTTTCGCTAAAGCTTACGATCCTAACACAGCGAGTACAGACTTGGGGATTCCTTACGTCACAGAGCCTGAAGAAACGTTACTTCCAGCGTACTCTAGGGCTTCTGTTCAAGAAGTATACGATTTAATTGAGCAAGATATTGTAAATGGTTTACCTTTGATTGAAGATATTTATGATGAACCAGCTTATCATTTTACAAGAAAAGCAGCTAATGCCTTTGCTGCAAAATTTTATTTGAATATAGCCGAATGGCAAAAAGTAATTGACCACAGTTCCTTGGCCTTAGGTGCTTCTGGAGCTAATGGACTTCGTGTTATCAATACGGATGATTATTTAGCACAAACTTATGATGAATTAAGTATAGGGTATTTCTCATCTACCGAGCCTGCAAACCTATTGCTTGTTGCTGGTAATTCCACATATGCAAGAGATTTTGCCTTACTTCGTTATAATTTGAGTCCTGGATTAACTAATGTGATTTTTGGTGGTAATAATGGTACCAATTCAACTTGGGCTTACAGGGTATTTGGAACTGATATTGCAAACAATGTTCCTAAGTATGAAGAATATTTCAGAGTAACAAATCAGGCTGCTGGTACTGGCTTTGCTTTTACCACTTTCGTTTTGTTGAGCACAGATGAAGTCTTACTTAACAGAGCAGAAGCGTATGCAATGCTTGGTATGAAAGACGAAGCTTTAGCAGATATCAATTTATCGTATTCTGTTAAGACCGATGATTATGGTCCAAGTAATGTACTGTCTCAATCAGATCTCGAAACGAGATTTGCAATTGATGATCCTAATATTTATACCCCATATTATTCCATACCTAGTGATGTTTTACCATATATTAATGCTATTTTATATATGAAAAGAGCTATGTTCCACGACGAAGGAGTGAGATGGTTTGATGTTAAGAGGCATCACATTGAAGTTGTACATTTTGATTTTAGTGGGAATTCTTATACATTAGGTAAAAACGATCTTAGAAGAGCGATACAAATACCAACGGATGCGCAATCATTCGGTATTGAAGCAAATCCAAGATAA
- a CDS encoding SusC/RagA family TonB-linked outer membrane protein — MKLRLTWLLTLFMAFVMQFSFAQDKTVTGTVTTAADGLPLPGVNVLVKGTSRGTQTDFDGKYSITASTGEVITFSYLGFGKQSITVADNTTIDVAMKEDAESLDAVVVTGYQTINKQIFTGASQTIKAVDIKMDGVPDISQALEGRAAGVAVQNVTGTFGAAPRITIRGSSSILGDTKPIWIVDGVIQEEIVNISVADLVSGDPNTLLSSAIAGLNPSDVESFEILKDASATALYGARALNGVVVITTKSGKKNQAPRFNYNAEFLMRDRPRYSQYDLLNSQETISVYRELEQKGFLDYPSVLQGRNGGVYNIRAQAINTYNETNGTFGIPNTPEAKAAFLQPYELANTDWFKELFNMTPTQTHNISFSSGSENSTTFASLGYFTDGGWTIADRVRRITSTIRNDYYLSDDKLKLSFLLQGNIRDQKTPGAQDRQQDVVSGSFSRDFDINPFNYALSTSRALRPRDENGNLEYYRNNWAPFNIINEVDNNYLNIKVFDIKFQGQAEYDISDDLTYTFLGSARYVTSNGEQGATENSNVAGAYRADETSVVRNANTFLFTDPADPNALPRVVLPFGGILTESKNTLTTYTFRNSLNYSKVFNDVHGLNVYATQEYRHADRSQSSFTGYGYQFSRGGAIFTDPDILRKAVLDGNDYFFSQETRQREVSLAIQASYDYDKKYVLNVTGNYEGSNRAGQSSEARWLPTYSVAGRWNIHKEGFLEDSDLISSLVFRPSYGVSGLIADAASNNLAVFQNLVTDRLSPDDRENYIDIVDLQNSDLTYERTKELNLGFELGLFNQRIQIVADVYSRKGIDLIDLIRTSGIGGEALKLGNNSEMDTNGVEFQVNTINIDNSNGGNLRWSSGFNISHIKQEITKLRQQTNVFDLVSGTGRGNAIGYAPGSIFSFDFKGLNEFGLPTFNFGEGVDEFGGVDFQDTDNVTDYLVHEGSTLPTLTGGLSNNFNYKNWDFSFFVSFSAGNKIRLNPTYSAFYSDLSVFPREFVNRWLQPGDENFTNIPTIASNQLIETDDESRNRVIRAYNAYNYSTERIADGDFIRMKNITLGYTFPSETVEKIGLSNLRLALQGTNLFLLYSDDDLGGQDPEFANSGGVAYPITRQFTFTLSVGF, encoded by the coding sequence ATGAAATTAAGATTAACATGGTTATTGACGCTTTTTATGGCCTTTGTTATGCAGTTTTCTTTTGCGCAGGATAAAACTGTGACGGGTACTGTAACAACGGCAGCCGATGGTTTGCCACTTCCAGGGGTTAACGTTTTAGTAAAGGGTACTAGTAGAGGTACTCAAACAGATTTTGACGGTAAGTATTCTATAACCGCTAGTACTGGCGAAGTAATAACGTTTAGTTATTTAGGCTTTGGAAAACAGTCCATAACTGTTGCAGATAATACGACCATTGATGTGGCAATGAAAGAAGATGCTGAAAGCTTGGATGCGGTGGTTGTAACAGGATATCAAACTATTAATAAGCAAATATTTACAGGTGCATCTCAAACTATAAAAGCTGTAGATATTAAAATGGACGGTGTGCCAGATATATCTCAAGCTTTGGAAGGGCGTGCTGCAGGTGTAGCTGTTCAAAACGTGACAGGAACATTTGGTGCTGCACCTCGTATAACAATTAGAGGGTCTTCGTCAATTTTAGGTGATACAAAACCTATCTGGATTGTTGATGGTGTTATCCAGGAGGAAATAGTTAATATTTCAGTAGCTGATTTGGTGTCAGGAGATCCAAATACGCTTTTAAGTTCTGCAATTGCAGGATTAAACCCGTCGGATGTTGAAAGTTTTGAAATTTTAAAAGATGCTTCGGCAACTGCCTTATATGGTGCACGAGCACTAAATGGTGTTGTGGTGATTACTACAAAATCTGGTAAGAAAAACCAAGCGCCAAGATTTAATTATAATGCTGAATTTCTTATGCGAGACAGACCGAGATACAGTCAATATGATTTATTAAATTCCCAAGAAACGATTTCTGTTTACAGAGAATTAGAACAAAAAGGGTTTTTAGATTATCCATCGGTATTACAAGGTAGAAATGGTGGTGTTTATAATATTAGAGCACAGGCTATAAATACATATAACGAGACTAATGGGACTTTCGGGATTCCTAATACGCCTGAGGCAAAAGCCGCTTTTCTTCAGCCTTATGAATTGGCAAACACGGATTGGTTTAAAGAATTGTTTAACATGACGCCAACGCAAACCCACAACATTAGTTTTTCTAGTGGTAGTGAAAATTCTACCACGTTTGCGTCTTTGGGTTATTTTACTGATGGAGGATGGACTATTGCCGACAGGGTTAGAAGAATAACATCTACAATAAGAAATGATTATTACTTAAGTGATGATAAGTTGAAATTATCATTTCTTTTACAAGGAAATATTAGAGATCAAAAGACACCAGGAGCTCAAGACAGACAACAGGATGTCGTTTCAGGATCTTTTAGTAGAGATTTTGATATAAACCCATTTAATTATGCTTTAAGTACAAGTAGAGCATTAAGGCCGAGGGATGAAAATGGAAATTTAGAATATTATAGAAATAATTGGGCGCCTTTCAATATAATAAATGAGGTTGATAACAATTATCTTAATATTAAAGTGTTTGATATCAAATTTCAAGGTCAAGCAGAATATGACATCAGTGATGATTTAACATATACCTTTTTAGGATCTGCGAGATATGTTACATCTAATGGAGAGCAAGGTGCTACTGAAAATTCAAACGTTGCCGGAGCTTACAGAGCAGATGAAACTTCAGTAGTAAGAAATGCAAATACGTTTTTGTTTACGGATCCTGCAGATCCCAATGCACTGCCAAGAGTAGTATTGCCATTTGGTGGTATTCTTACCGAATCCAAAAATACACTTACAACTTACACATTTAGAAATTCATTGAATTATTCAAAAGTATTCAATGATGTTCATGGATTAAATGTTTATGCTACACAAGAATACAGACATGCTGATAGATCACAATCCTCATTTACAGGTTATGGTTACCAATTTTCAAGAGGTGGCGCCATATTTACAGATCCTGATATTTTGAGAAAAGCCGTTTTAGATGGTAATGATTATTTCTTTTCGCAGGAAACGCGTCAAAGAGAAGTGTCTTTAGCAATACAAGCTAGTTACGATTATGACAAAAAATATGTTTTAAACGTTACTGGGAATTATGAAGGCTCAAATAGAGCAGGACAATCATCAGAAGCAAGATGGTTACCAACATATTCTGTAGCTGGTCGTTGGAATATACATAAAGAAGGTTTTCTAGAAGATTCTGATCTTATATCTAGTTTAGTGTTCAGACCAAGTTATGGTGTTTCTGGTTTAATTGCAGATGCCGCAAGTAACAATCTAGCCGTATTCCAAAACTTGGTTACAGATAGATTAAGTCCAGATGACAGAGAGAATTATATAGATATTGTAGATCTTCAGAACAGCGACCTGACCTATGAGCGTACTAAAGAATTAAACTTAGGTTTTGAATTAGGCTTATTTAATCAGCGCATACAAATTGTCGCCGATGTATATTCTAGGAAAGGTATTGATTTAATAGATTTAATTAGAACCTCTGGTATTGGAGGGGAAGCTTTAAAGCTAGGTAACAATTCTGAAATGGACACTAATGGTGTTGAATTTCAGGTAAACACTATAAATATTGACAATAGTAATGGTGGTAACCTTAGATGGTCTAGTGGTTTTAATATCTCTCATATAAAACAAGAAATCACTAAATTGAGACAGCAGACTAACGTATTTGATTTAGTATCAGGTACTGGTAGAGGTAACGCTATAGGTTATGCTCCAGGTTCAATTTTTTCTTTTGATTTTAAAGGATTAAACGAGTTTGGTTTACCTACATTTAATTTTGGTGAGGGTGTTGATGAATTCGGCGGTGTTGATTTTCAAGATACTGATAATGTAACAGATTATTTGGTACACGAGGGTTCAACGCTTCCTACTTTAACTGGTGGTTTGTCAAATAATTTTAATTATAAAAATTGGGATTTTAGCTTTTTTGTTTCTTTTTCAGCTGGAAATAAAATTCGTTTAAATCCAACATACTCTGCTTTTTATTCTGATTTAAGTGTTTTTCCTAGAGAATTTGTAAACAGATGGTTACAGCCTGGTGATGAGAATTTCACTAATATTCCTACTATTGCGAGTAATCAACTTATCGAGACAGATGACGAAAGTAGAAATAGGGTTATTAGAGCCTATAATGCTTATAATTATTCTACAGAAAGAATTGCAGATGGTGATTTTATAAGAATGAAGAATATAACTTTAGGATATACATTTCCTTCAGAAACTGTTGAAAAAATTGGACTGTCAAATTTAAGATTGGCGTTACAAGGAACTAATTTATTTTTATTATATTCTGATGATGACTTAGGAGGCCAAGACCCTGAATTTGCTAATTCTGGTGGTGTCGCCTATCCAATTACAAGACAATTTACTTTTACTCTAAGCGTTGGCTTTTAA
- a CDS encoding ribonuclease HII: MSLKNRYSSYDLECGTDEAGRGCLAGPVTAAAVILQPTFENIILNDSKQLSEKNRYLLKPIIENECISFGVQHILEPEIDDINILNASIKAMQGSISQLSPSPEYIIVDGNSFKPFQSIPHATIVKGDSKYLSIAAASVLAKTYRDDYMAKIHNEFPMYNWKQNKGYPTKEHRAAIKKYGITKYHRKSFRLLPQQYKLDV; this comes from the coding sequence TTGTCCTTAAAAAATAGATATTCTTCTTACGATTTAGAATGTGGTACTGATGAGGCAGGTAGAGGTTGTTTGGCAGGTCCCGTTACTGCAGCTGCTGTTATTTTACAGCCTACGTTTGAAAATATTATATTAAATGATTCCAAACAGCTCTCAGAAAAAAACAGATATTTATTGAAACCTATCATCGAAAATGAATGTATTTCTTTTGGAGTTCAACATATTTTAGAGCCTGAAATTGACGATATAAATATATTAAATGCATCCATAAAAGCCATGCAAGGGTCTATTTCCCAATTAAGCCCAAGTCCTGAATACATTATAGTAGATGGAAATAGTTTTAAACCTTTTCAATCAATTCCACATGCCACTATAGTGAAAGGCGATAGTAAATACTTAAGTATTGCAGCTGCTTCTGTATTGGCAAAAACATACCGAGATGATTATATGGCAAAAATCCATAACGAATTCCCTATGTACAATTGGAAACAAAATAAAGGGTACCCAACAAAAGAACACCGAGCTGCTATTAAAAAATACGGTATCACCAAATACCACAGAAAATCATTTAGATTATTACCTCAGCAATACAAATTGGATGTATAA